In the genome of Elephas maximus indicus isolate mEleMax1 chromosome 6, mEleMax1 primary haplotype, whole genome shotgun sequence, one region contains:
- the MARS2 gene encoding methionine--tRNA ligase, mitochondrial has translation MLRISALRLLGCTRSGRVSLLQESAPRYYGSCPLGARDEVRDGRAYFTTPIFYVNAAPHIGHLYSALLTDALCRHRRLWVPGAAATRFSTGTDEHGLKIQQAAAAAGLAPAELCDRVSAQFQQLFRQAGIASSDFIRTTEARHRLAVQHFWEVLKARGLLYKGLYEGWYSASDECFLPEAKITQQEGPSGDACPVSLESGHPVSWTKEENYIFRLSQFREPLRQWLQDDPQVITPEPFHRTVLQWLEEELPDLSVSRRSSHLHWGIPVPGDDSQTIYVWLDALVNYLTVIGYPDAEFKSWWPVTCHIIGKDILKFHAIYWPALLLGAGMSLPRRICVHSHWTVCGQKMSKSLGNVVDPRTCLERYTVDGFRYFLLRQGVPNWDCDYYDEKVVKLLDSELADALGGLLNRCTAQRINPSGTYPAFCTDCFPSKSGLVGPSVRAQAEDYALVSTVASLPKQVADHYDNFQIYKALEAVSSCVRQTNGFVQRHAPWKLNWESPVDAPWLGTVLHVALECLRVFGTLLQPVTPTLADKLLSRLGVSATERGLAELRFLPRFYGHPCPFEGRRLGPETGLLFPRLDQSRAWLVKAHRT, from the coding sequence ATGCTGCGTATTTCAGCCCTGCGGCTGCTAGGATGCACCCGGTCCGGTAGGGTCTCGCTCCTGCAGGAGTCTGCCCCACGGTACTACGGTTCGTGTCCTCTTGGTGCCCGCGACGAGGTCCGCGACGGGCGCGCTTACTTCACGACGCCCATTTTCTACGTGAACGCGGCGCCGCACATAGGGCACCTGTACTCAGCGCTACTAACGGACGCCCTGTGCCGCCACCGTCGTCTCTGGGTTCCCGGTGCCGCCGCCACCCGATTTTCCACTGGCACGGATGAGCACGGCCTGAAGATCCAGCAGGCGGCAGCCGCCGCGGGCCTGGCCCCGGCCGAGCTGTGTGACCGAGTCTCTGCCCAGTTCCAGCAGCTTTTCCGGCAGGCTGGTATCGCCTCCTCCGACTTCATCCGCACTACCGAGGCGCGGCACCGGCTGGCTGTGCAGCATTTCTGGGAGGTGCTGAAGGCCCGGGGTCTGCTCTACAAAGGGCTTTATGAAGGTTGGTACAGCGCCTCAGACGAGTGCTTCCTGCCTGAGGCCAAGATCACCCAGCAGGAGGGCCCATCGGGGGATGCGTGCCCGGTGTCTCTGGAGAGCGGGCACCCGGTGTCCTGGACCAAGGAAGAAAACTACATTTTCAGGCTTTCCCAGTTCCGGGAGCCGCTCCGGCAGTGGCTGCAGGACGACCCTCAGGTCATCACCCCCGAGCCGTTCCATCGCACAGTCCTTCAGTGGCTAGAGGAGGAGCTTCCCGACCTGTCCGTCTCCCGCAGGAGTAGTCACTTGCACTGGGGCATCCCGGTGCCTGGGGATGATTCACAGACCATCTATGTTTGGCTGGATGCCTTGGTCAACTACCTCACTGTAATCGGCTATCCGGATGCTGAGTTCAAATCTTGGTGGCCGGTCACCTGTCATATAATAGGCAAAGACATTCTCAAATTTCATGCCATTTATTGGCCTGCCCTCCTTTTAGGGGCTGGCATGAGTCTTCCACGTCGCATCTGTGTCCACTCCCACTGGACGGTCTGTGGCCAGAAGATGTCCAAGAGCTTGGGCAATGTGGTGGATCCCAGGACTTGCCTTGAACGGTACACTGTGGATGGCTTCCGCTACTTTCTTCTTCGGCAGGGTGTCCCCAACTGGGACTGTGACTACTATGATGAAAAGGTGGTTAAGCTGCTGGACTCCGAGCTGGCAGATGCCTTGGGAGGTCTCTTGAACCGATGCACTGCCCAGAGAATAAATCCTTCTGGGACTTACCCAGCCTTCTGCACTGACTGCTTCCCCAGCAAGTCAGGGTTGGTGGGGCCATCAGTTCGTGCTCAGGCAGAGGATTATGCTCTGGTGAGCACAGTGGCCTCTTTGCCCAAGCAGGTAGCAGACCACTATGATAACTTTCAGATATATAAGGCTCTGGAGGCAGTGTCCAGCTGTGTTCGGCAGACTAATGGCTTTGTCCAGAGGCATGCACCATGGAAGTTGAACTGGGAGAGCCCAGTGGATGCTCCCTGGTTGGGTACTGTACTTCATGTGGCCTTGGAATGTTTGCGAGTCTTTGGAACTTTGCTCCAGCCAGTCACCCCAACTCTAGCTGACAAACTCCTGTCCAGGCTGGGGGTCTCTGCCACAGAGAGGGGACTTGCAGAGCTCCGTTTCTTGCCTCGATTCTATGGACATCCTTGCCCTTTTGAAGGGAGAAGGCTGGGACCTGAAACTGGGCTTTTGTTTCCAAGACTGGACCAGTCCAGGGCTTGGCTAGTGAAAGCCCACAGAACCTAG